The following are from one region of the Entelurus aequoreus isolate RoL-2023_Sb linkage group LG17, RoL_Eaeq_v1.1, whole genome shotgun sequence genome:
- the wsb2 gene encoding WD repeat and SOCS box-containing protein 2, translating to MCSTQSNAELQPTASDPALILELKTRRPPSLEGRPGCETWSVDFSPDGAWFAWSMGHGIVWVVAWPLDSEECQDGGVDRGDKSFSCGHPVWGLAFGPRPPKATAARTGGAKPAPKGNNSLLLATGLENGVIKIWNVLTGVAVFDLHGHEGVVRHLAFPRNGTLMLVSSSRDKTLRIWDLAHKGKKAHVLLGHKDWISCCSVSPDCSMIATVGRFDRMVCLWSLRSYTFIRNLTGGDHKTLYLLSSCDFSPDGALLATAAFSGASWWIDLWDPYTAEKLATLVDYFEGYGQNQLSSIQFSPNGLHLSIVTEKRPLCIWEPGKPGMVMQTRADRDSNGLCCNYHPQGGVVATGTRDGHVRFWKAPRTVPNLRHLCRSILRHSVSTHQMEPLPLPKRILEYLTYRDIPDCFTDRRASSDTTWRQT from the exons ATGTGCTCCACGCAAAGCAACGCGGAGCTCCAGCCGACCG CCTCCGACCCGGCGCTCATCCTGGAGCTGAAGACGCGGCGACCTCCGTCCCTGGAAGGCCGACCCGGGTGCGAGACCTGGAGCGTGGACTTTTCCCCCGACGGAGCCTGGTTCGCCTGGTCCATGGGACACGGCATCGTGTGGGTGGTCGCCTGGCCCCTCGACTCAGA AGAATGTCAGGACGGGGGTGTGGACCGAGGAGACAAGAGCTTCAGCTGTGGCCATCCAGTTTGGGGACTCGCTTTCGGACCCAGACCTCCAAAGGCGACTGCAGCCCGGACAGGCGGTGCTAAACCAGCACCAAAAGGGAACAACAGTTTACTTCTGGCCACAGGCTTGGAAAACGGCGTGATCAAAATCTGGAACGTTCTCACAG GCGTCGCCGTGTTTGACCTCCACGGCCACGAAGGCGTCGTCCGACACCTGGCGTTTCCTCGGAACGGGACGCTCATGCTCGTCTCCTCTTCCCGGGACAAGACGTTGAGGATATGGGACCTGGCGCACAAAG GTAAGAAGGCGCACGTGCTGTTGGGTCACAAGGACTGGATCAGCTGCTGCAGCGTGTCGCCAGACTGCAGCATGATAGCCACGGTGGGCAGGTTTGACAGA ATGGTGTGCCTGTGGAGTCTGCGCTCATACACCTTCATCAGGAACCTAACGGGCGGCGACCACAAGACCCTGTACCTGCTCTCCTCCTGCGACTTCTCCCCCGACGGCGCCCTGTTGGCCACGGCGGCCTTCAGCGGCGCCAGCTGGTGGATCGACCTGTGGGATCCGTACACCGCCGAGAAGCTGGCCACTCTGGT AGACTACTTTGAGGGCTACGGGCAAAACCAGCTTTCTTCCATCCAGTTTTCACCAAACGGCTTGCACCTCTCCATTGTGACTGAAAAAAG ACCACTTTGCATCTGGGAGCCGGGCAAACCGGGCATGGTCATGCAGACCAGAGCTGACAGGGATTCTAATGGACTGTGCTGCAACTACCATCCACAAGGTGGGGTGGTCGCCACAGG CACCCGCGATGGCCACGTGCGGTTCTGGAAGGCGCCCCGGACCGTGCCCAACCTGCGCCACCTTTGCCGCTCCATCCTGCGGCACTCGGTGTCCACGCACCAGATGGAGCCGCTGCCCCTCCCCAAGAGGATCCTGGAGTACCTCACATACCGCGACATCCCTGACTGCTTTACGGACCGCCGAGCCTCATCAGACACCACTTGGCGGCAAACTTAA
- the rfc5 gene encoding replication factor C subunit 5 produces the protein MESSSKAPLQSRNLPWVEKYRPQKLDDLISHKDILGTIQKFISEDRLPHLLFYGPPGTGKTSTILACAKQLYKAKEFSSMVLELNASDDRGIDVVRGPVLSFASTRTIFKKGFKLVILDEADAMTQDAQNALRRVIEKFTENTRFCLICNYLSKIIPALQSRCTRFRFGPLSPDQMIPRLEYVIQQERIDITPDGMKAVVTLSSGDMRRSLNILQSTSMAYSKVTEETVYTCTGHPLRSDIANILDWSLNKDFNTAYRQILELKTLKGLALQDILTEVHLLIHRVDFPASVRMGLLIKLADVEHRLASGTNEKIQLSSMVAAFQAVRDLVVSEAS, from the exons ATGGAGTCTTCCAGTAAAGCGCCGCTGCAGTCCAGGAACTTACCCTG GGTTGAAAAATACAGACCGCAGAAACTGGACGACCTGATCTCTCATAAAGATATTCTCGGCACCA TCCAGAAATTCATCAGCGAGGACCGACTTCCACACCTTTTGTTCTACGGGCCTCCCGGTACTGGCAAAACCTCCACAATACTGGCCTGTGCCAAGCAGCTATACAAGGCCAAGGAATTCAGCTCCATGGTTCTGGAG CTAAACGCATCAGACGACCGAGGCATCGACGTTGTCCGAGGTCCCGTCCTCAGCTTTGCCAGCACCAGAACCATCTTCAA GAAAGGCTTCAAGCTGGTGATACTGGACGAGGCGGACGCCATGACTCAGGATGCCCAGAATGCATTGCGGCGAG TGATCGAGAAGTTCACAGAGAACACTCGCTTCTGTTTGATCTGCAACTACCTGTCCAAAATCATCCCGGCGCTGCAGTCACGTTGCACGAGGTTTCGCTTCGGCCCGCTCTCGCCGGACCAGATGATCCCTAGGCTGGAGTACGTCATTCAGCAGGAGAG AATCGACATAACTCCAGACGGAATGAAGGCGGTCGTCACCTTATCATCGGGTGATATGAGAAGATCCCTGAACATCCTGCAG AGCACCAGCATGGCGTACTCCAAAGTCACAGAGGAAACGGTCTACACCTGCACGGGTCACCCCCTCCGCTCGGACATCGCCAACATCCTCGACTGGTCCCTCAATAAAGACTTCAACACCGCCTACAGAC AGATCCTGGAGCTGAAGACGTTAAAAGGTTTGGCGCTGCAGGACATCCTCACTGAAGTCCACCTGCTCATCCATCGAG TGGACTTCCCGGCCTCTGTCCGAATGGGTTTGCTCATCAAGCTGGCTGACGTGGA GCACAGGTTAGCATCCGGTACAAACGAGAAGATCCAGCTAAGCTCCATGGTGGCGGCGTTCCAAGCGGTCAGGGACCTGGTGGTCAGCGAGGCCTCTTAG